The DNA window GACATATCGATCGGCAAAGCACCAAATTGCCtcgagagggagaaagaaagagttaACCTGTGCTAATCCTTAATTGATCCCGAGACAGCTGCTAGGGTTGAATTAAAACCGAGCCGAGGTCGTCTCGAGAATGAAAGGAAACAACTTTAATTGAGAATTGCATCGAACGTTCGAGGTTCCAGCTAATTACGAATACACCGTCGTAGACGGTCGTCCTAACGTCGAAATTCCTGGCTGATTTAACATATGATCCTCTTCGATTCGCGAGAACCTTCCCTCCTCTTTGATTTCCCTTGGATGTTCGACGAAGATTAAATCCTAAGTGACTGAGCTGTAATTCCTATCATCGCGAGAGAACAGTGTCGTGATTTGCGTATACGCAACTTTCTTTATTCggatttttaaacattaaagtTATACCAATGATAACACTGTTTTCGCACGATGATAAAGGATTACGAATACATCGTTACAGACGGCAATTTTATCGTCGAAATCCCTGGCTAATTTAATGTGCGATCTTCCTCGATTCGTGAGAACCTTCTCCTCTTGCTTTCCCTCGGACGTTCGAGGAAGATTAAATCCTAAGGGATCAACTTGTATTTTGCACCGTCGTACGAGAACAGCATCGCGATTCGAGTATGTTTAGAAACTCGAGAATTAGAGAAACTGTTACAGTAAAAGGGCAGCTCCATTTTCCAGTAATTTAGAGAAACCAACGAGAATCAAgtgaaaatcaataaaaatctatCCACATTTTTGGAACGTGCTGTAAATTCACAGTCAACTAATGTTCGTAGTAAAATAAACTTTCGCACTTtcgaatgataattaatttattaatctgGCTGGTGATAAATCCTCTGGGTACAATACGAACAAGGTTAGTATCGCGTGCTATAAATTCATAGTCAATTAATATTCGTAGCAATAAACTTTTGCACTTTTCAATATAAAGCTTTCGAACACTCGTTTGTTTATTAATCCGACGGCAGAAAAATCCTTTGGGTACCGTACGAACAAGATTAAAAGCACAATTTACTgaaacattgaatattttctccCTCGGTATATAATTGTACTACGCttgttttcaaataaattcaatttatatattggAGCTGTCTCTTCGCTGTTTCGCAATCTTTTCAACCGCGATAATTCAGATTTTCAAACCTATTTACGTTGGTTTGACTGCGTTTTCGTACGATGGTGAAGAACGACCATCAGATAGAAAGATTTCTGACGAGCGATGGACGATTTTCAGGTACGGGCAACGGGATGCATCCAGCACCGTCGACGCCTCCCTCTGCCATGTACCGGATGCCACCGCCAACGGCGGGTGGCATAAACGAGCCTCAGGAATGCCCGTACTGCCGTCGCAACTTCTCATGCTACTACTCCCTGAAGCGTCATTTCCAGGATAAGCACGAGCAATCGGACACCCTCTACGTTTGCGAATTCTGCAACCGTAGGTATCGCACGAAGAACTCACTCACGACGCACAAGAGCCTGCAGCATCGTGGTTCCAGCGGTATGCTCAAGAGGCTGCTCAAGAACACGACGATTAAGAACGTTCTAGGCAGCATGCAACAGGCTCAGATGCAGCAGCAGCCGCAATGAAAATGTCGGAACCGTCTTACAGTCTCCCCGTCCCGGACTCTCTGCATCGTCATACTCATCATTATCGTCAAGGTTCTCGTCTTCATGCGATTTTTCGTCGCTCATCGTCACCCATGCGCGATCGGTCACCGATCTTCGCGGACCAAGACACGCTGCGACGCATCTGGATGCATCAGGGAGCAACGAAACGCGCGTTTCCTGCTTGCCGAGCTGGTACACGTTCGAAAACAGAGGTCGAGCAAATCGGAGAACGAGTTCGAAGGTACGAAGCGCGTGGATCGTGGACGAAAGAAAAGGCTCACCTCGAATACCACTAATTGGACGATCGTCGAAAGGATCGGCTTCTCTTTGCCGGTTTCCCCCTATGCTCTTCCATCGGGGAGTTGCGCGATCGGCGCCCTCCTCCACGTTCCGTATTTCGTCGTTTTGTAGTTCTCCTCGAGTCAAGACTGCGATTAAtccaaagaagaaagaagagaatcgaCTGAGAC is part of the Bombus pyrosoma isolate SC7728 linkage group LG13, ASM1482585v1, whole genome shotgun sequence genome and encodes:
- the LOC122574226 gene encoding broad-complex core protein isoforms 1/2/3/4/5-like, producing the protein MHPAPSTPPSAMYRMPPPTAGGINEPQECPYCRRNFSCYYSLKRHFQDKHEQSDTLYVCEFCNRRYRTKNSLTTHKSLQHRGSSGMLKRLLKNTTIKNVLGSMQQAQMQQQPQ